TCGCCACTTGCCTGATCAAAAACAAACGTGGTGGTGCCTGCCGCTCCGCTCCAGACGCCCGAACCGTTGTTGGAAAGATTCGCCACATAGCTGCCGGCAATGGACACCGCGGAGAAATTACCTGCCGAAACTCCCGCACCAAAATCGATGAGATCAAAAGTTCCTCCGACTGCAAAATCGCCGGTGAGATCGAGCTGCAACGAACCGCCCAGCGTCAGCGTGCTACCCCCAAACGTGATCTCGCCATGCGTGCCCGCCGCCGCGTTGAGGCCGATGGCATTCGCGCCGCTCATCGTGAAGTTCTGCGAGATCGCCACCGTGCCTGTGCTGACTGACGTGCCACCCGTATAGCTATTGAGTCCGCCGAGGGTGAGCGTGTCGGTGCCAGTATAAACGACGCGGGTCGTTCCGCTGCTACCATTCAAGATCGTGCCATTCAGATTGGTCGTGCCCGCACCGGTAATCGTAAGGTTTCCGCCGTTATATGCTGAGATCGGGGCCCCCATCGTAAGCGTGCGTCCGGACGCCACCGAAATGGTCGGAGTGCTGCCCATCATACGAATCACCCCGAATGAACCTCCGCTGGTAATGGTCAGGTTCTTTGTTGCCGACGAAAGATCGATGGAGCCGCTGGTGCCTCCGCTAACACCGATAGAGAAGGTCGCATTGCCTAACGCCAACGTGACGTCGTTACCCGGATCGACCACGCGAAGTCCGAGCACCGCAACAGAGCCGCCGGAAGCAACGCTCCCCGTGGTAGTGGCAAACGTGTTATTGAAAATGACCCAATCCGCGTTGCTCGCTGCAACGACAGCATCATTAGGAGCCGCATACGTTCCGGCCGTCCGCAAGTTGGATGTATTATCGGCTTTGATAAGGTCGGCCGCGTTCAGCACGGGCATACAGCCGGATAGACCGGAAAAAACCAGACAGCAGACTTGGGGTAGTTTCATGGGGTTTCGGTCAACCTGCTTCCATGATTCCAACGAAGCAATCAGCCCGCGTCTCTACGTGTAGAGATTCCCCGCTTACTTCCCGCCGCCTTCCTGTTGCGCAGGCTTCCCGCCCAGGCTCGCGGCATAACCTGAAGGCGTCATGAACACCGCTTTTTGCGCAACAAGGAAATCGATGATCTTCACGAACTCGTCGAACCGTGCACCCGCCCAATGCGTCGGATGGCCCTGCAGCACAAAATAGTCGCGGCCGGGATTCTTCGCATAGCCTTCGACAAAACGCTGGAAGTTGGGATTACCCACGGCGGCCTCCAGGTTCACCGCCCACACGCGATCCAGAATCGTGACCTTGCCGCCAGCGGCGAGCTTGCGCCCCGATGCATCGATCGGCGACGGATAAAGCCATACCTTCATCGCCGGATCCCTAGCCATGACTTCCGCCGTGTCCGCATCCTGATGAAGTGCGCCACCGCCGCCGGGACCAAAGGTCGCGAACTCGAAGCCGAGCTTTTCCTTCGCGAGTTTCTGCGACCGCTCAAATCGCGACCACTGCTCGTCAAAGCCACGCCCCCCGAACTCGCTGAGTTTTTTACCCGCTTCGTTGGTCCACACGGCGTGATCAAAACCATGAAACCAAAATTCAATCTCACCCGACGCCTGCCGGTCTTTGATCCATTGCGTGTAGGCCGGCGTCGCCTCTCCCAAGGTCTGGGCAATGATTCCAAAGCTCACCTTGATGTTCCGGTTCTTCAGATAATCAGCGATCTTGATCCACGACGCATGCACCTTGCCATCGATCTGTCGCAGATCATCGAGCTTAAGGATGATTACCGGCGGAGCCTTGCGCGCAGGCAATTCGGGCAGCGTCGCCGCAGCTGCGTTAGCCGTCACGACCGGCTGCACCCCGATGATCGGCCGGGCGTCGCCCGCCACGCCCGCCAGTTCAAAATCATCGAAGTCCGCCGTGCCCATCGCCGTGCCCCACGAGTGAACCCACACCGCCACGGTTGCTGCACCTTCCGGCACAATCGCCTTCAACGTGTAAGGCGTCCACTCGCCAGCCCCCTTCTTCACACCCACCGATGGCATGCCTCCCGTGTATTTTTTGGCTTCGTCCTTCACGGGCTTTCCGGCCGCATCATGGAACCATAAGTAAACTCCGCAAAAATCCCCCTGCGCCCTGGCCGAAAAACTCAACGCGAGCGCCTGCCCCGCCACGACCGGCAGCTTTGCACTCGTGAGATCGGATCCCTTTTGAGCATCGGCATCCGTAACTCGCAAACCACCTTTCCCCGTGTGTGCCGCCTCGGGTGAAACCTGCGACATGGCATCCCTGGTCACCCAACCGGTGAGACCTTCTTCAAAACCGCCGTTAGGCAAGATCGAGGCGGCAACAGCGGCCGAAACCGCCGCGCAAAATAAGAACGCGCTACAAAACAAACGCATGAAGTGGGGCATCCCTCGATTGTCCCTACGCTTGGCGCACTGACCAGCCCGCCGTTGCGCTACATGTAGAATTCCATCACCGAAACCACCCGCCCGCATTAACTGCGACGGCGGCGTGCGACCACTGCGAGCACCAGCCCCGCCGCGCCTGCCAGCACGGCATACGCAGACGGCTCGGGCACGACGGACACAACGAGATCATCCACCCCGATCGCCGACTCATGACCGCTTTGATCACTGTCCGTCCACCGGATGAAGAGCGTCTTGTCCGTCGTCCAGTTGAGATCGGTCAAAGTGAGGCTCACCGACTGCTGGTTGGCGGAGAGATTGCCATTCTGAACCGTATTGGAAACTGAACTGGGCGACGTCACGGACAGCCCCGCGGATGTTGTCATCGAAGCGGTGAGAAAGTTGGAACCATTTAAAGAGCCTCCGCTCAATCCGTATGCAAACGTCAGAACCTGCGTGGTGCTGGCCGTGGTGCGCCAAAACTCGGCCGTATACGTGATGGTAATCGCGTTGATCGTGGCACCCGTCGCGTTGGTGAAGCTCGTGCCAAAAACAATATTACCATAATTGGTCGCGTAAGACACACTGCCGATCGACCGGTCCGCATCCGCCGAATCAACGCCAAAGCTGTAAAACCCGGCCACATTTGCGTTGCTCGCCGCCCA
This portion of the Rariglobus hedericola genome encodes:
- a CDS encoding PEP-CTERM sorting domain-containing protein, with protein sequence MKLPQVCCLVFSGLSGCMPVLNAADLIKADNTSNLRTAGTYAAPNDAVVAASNADWVIFNNTFATTTGSVASGGSVAVLGLRVVDPGNDVTLALGNATFSIGVSGGTSGSIDLSSATKNLTITSGGSFGVIRMMGSTPTISVASGRTLTMGAPISAYNGGNLTITGAGTTNLNGTILNGSSGTTRVVYTGTDTLTLGGLNSYTGGTSVSTGTVAISQNFTMSGANAIGLNAAAGTHGEITFGGSTLTLGGSLQLDLTGDFAVGGTFDLIDFGAGVSAGNFSAVSIAGSYVANLSNNGSGVWSGAAGTTTFVFDQASGDLTVSAVPEPTTISLLIGGLGFVAALTMHRRRA
- a CDS encoding DUF2334 domain-containing protein, with translation MRLFCSAFLFCAAVSAAVAASILPNGGFEEGLTGWVTRDAMSQVSPEAAHTGKGGLRVTDADAQKGSDLTSAKLPVVAGQALALSFSARAQGDFCGVYLWFHDAAGKPVKDEAKKYTGGMPSVGVKKGAGEWTPYTLKAIVPEGAATVAVWVHSWGTAMGTADFDDFELAGVAGDARPIIGVQPVVTANAAAATLPELPARKAPPVIILKLDDLRQIDGKVHASWIKIADYLKNRNIKVSFGIIAQTLGEATPAYTQWIKDRQASGEIEFWFHGFDHAVWTNEAGKKLSEFGGRGFDEQWSRFERSQKLAKEKLGFEFATFGPGGGGALHQDADTAEVMARDPAMKVWLYPSPIDASGRKLAAGGKVTILDRVWAVNLEAAVGNPNFQRFVEGYAKNPGRDYFVLQGHPTHWAGARFDEFVKIIDFLVAQKAVFMTPSGYAASLGGKPAQQEGGGK
- a CDS encoding PEP-CTERM sorting domain-containing protein (PEP-CTERM proteins occur, often in large numbers, in the proteomes of bacteria that also encode an exosortase, a predicted intramembrane cysteine proteinase. The presence of a PEP-CTERM domain at a protein's C-terminus predicts cleavage within the sorting domain, followed by covalent anchoring to some some component of the (usually Gram-negative) cell surface. Many PEP-CTERM proteins exhibit an unusual sequence composition that includes large numbers of potential glycosylation sites. Expression of one such protein has been shown restore the ability of a bacterium to form floc, a type of biofilm.) codes for the protein MHNVYLTLAGLFCLVTAASAQISFNGNYIQNFNTLTASTPLTLSDTNNAQTNIGIENWVGTKTGGTSTDFALQPWAASNANVAGFYSFGVDSADADRSIGSVSYATNYGNIVFGTSFTNATGATINAITITYTAEFWRTTASTTQVLTFAYGLSGGSLNGSNFLTASMTTSAGLSVTSPSSVSNTVQNGNLSANQQSVSLTLTDLNWTTDKTLFIRWTDSDQSGHESAIGVDDLVVSVVPEPSAYAVLAGAAGLVLAVVARRRRS